In Candidatus Woesearchaeota archaeon, the genomic stretch AATTGCTTTGAATGAAGGAAATATTTTTCCCATCAATTCTTCAATCAATCCAATCTTTGGACTTTTTTTCAGAGCGCTAATAACAATAAATTCTTTCGCGACTCGTTTCATTTCCAATAATCCTTGTTCAATGTCATCGAAGTTCTGCAGTGCGGTGATAGACACAACAACCATGAAAGCGTTTGTTCGAAACGGCAGCATTTCTCCTTTTCCAAGAGCAGCAAGAATTTTTTGCTTTGCGAGTTTCAATAATTGAAAAGAAGGATCAATGCCAACAACTGTTCCAGGAAAGTCTGCGAAATAAGGACCGCAACCCACGTCAAGAATCTTCCATTTCTCGTGAAAAGGGATATGTTTCTTAATCAGCGCAATTTTCTTGAGTTGTTCTTCTCGATGCAGTTCAGAATAGCCAGACGCGATCGTATCGTAGTAGGTCATGAAATGATAATGAAAGATTTATATATAAGTATTCCTAAAAAAAGAGCCATGGATAAGACTAGTGCGTATCTTCTTGGTGTAGTGGGGATTGTAGCAATTGTGGCAGTTGCAGTATTATTGATGAACAGTGAGGCATCAGCTGATCTTTCTGGACAAGCGGTAAAGATAAGCAAAGTCTCCAAACCTTCTTTCGGAGCGTTCGCAAAATATCCGGATCTCATTATTACAAGTATAAACTCTATTTATATAAATGGTACTACACTTAACGAAACCCGAGTTAATTTTACTATCAAGAATCAAGGAAGAGGAGACCCATATGATAACGGAAAAACAGTTGTATGGGTTTCCGGACAACAAACGTATCTCACTATAGATGGTATTTCTGAAGTAGGTTGGGGAGGTCCGGATTATTCAAGTCTCTCAAGTACTTCTTTAGATCCTGGAAGTAGTATGACTATGAAGCTGCTATTTGATTTAGATACAGATGTTATAAACGCAATTAATGGTGGTACTTCGTGGGATTTGGAAGTTACTTTAGAAGTAGATGAGTGGAATTTGATCACTGAATCCGACGAAACAAACAATGAATACACAACAACAGTGACGCTAACAGCAGCTGATATTGTCAGTTAAGTTTTTCATTTTCTTTTTTCTTCTTTTTCTCTTAAAATTTTATAAACAAGAAGTCATTAATTCCCATTCATGGACGAAAAACAGTTGAAAGATCAACAAGAGAAACACCTCAAAGACAAATGTCTCAAACTCTTGCAAACATACACAAAGCATCCTGTGGTAAAAATAACAAACAGTGGAAACGCTGCGATATTCGGCGCGTTATCAATCGCAAAACAGCGTGGCTGTAAAGAAGTACTCATCCCCGATCAGGGAGGATGGCTTTCCTATAAAACATTCCCAAAACTTCTCGATTTAAAAATCACAGAACTCAAAACAACCTACGGACTCATTAGCACAAACGAACTCCAAAAGCACAAGAACGCGGCATTACTCTTCTCGAGTTTTGCAGGCTATGCGGCGCCGCAGGATATCGAAGCAATCGCGCAAGTCTGCAAAGAAAATAATATCCTCATAATCGAAGACGCTTCAGGCTCCTTAACACATTCAATATTATGCAATGGAAACCTATCCGACATCATCGTCGCAAGTTTTGGAAAATGGAAGATCGCGGATGTCGGTCATGGGGGCTTTCTGAGCGCAAAAGAAGGCATTATAACAAAGGAAATTAAGGAATCAGATATTCTGAGTCTCATCAGCATAAAC encodes the following:
- a CDS encoding DegT/DnrJ/EryC1/StrS family aminotransferase codes for the protein MDEKQLKDQQEKHLKDKCLKLLQTYTKHPVVKITNSGNAAIFGALSIAKQRGCKEVLIPDQGGWLSYKTFPKLLDLKITELKTTYGLISTNELQKHKNAALLFSSFAGYAAPQDIEAIAQVCKENNILIIEDASGSLTHSILCNGNLSDIIVASFGKWKIADVGHGGFLSAKEGIITKEIKESDILSLISINIIDYAILLEKIKAAPQRLQFILKKTKEIKALCKQEHFEMIHEDAEGLSIFVTYKTDKEKEHIIEFCKKQKLEYKECPLYIKVLEKAISIEVKRLTE
- a CDS encoding class I SAM-dependent methyltransferase, coding for MTYYDTIASGYSELHREEQLKKIALIKKHIPFHEKWKILDVGCGPYFADFPGTVVGIDPSFQLLKLAKQKILAALGKGEMLPFRTNAFMVVVSITALQNFDDIEQGLLEMKRVAKEFIVISALKKSPKIGLIEELMGKIFPSFKAIEEEKDIIFFCRKY